DNA from Petrotoga mexicana DSM 14811:
ATTCCTATCTCTGTATTCAAATTCATCTCGTTTCTAAAGGTTTTGAAATAGGCTAACAACAAATAGTATAAGCATTCTTTCGTGGTGGTTTTCCCAGTGGACCCAGTTATTCCAATCTTTAATTTAGCGTTTTGATTGATTAATGTGGAAGCAGAGATAAGCATTTCTTCCAAGACGCTGTTGACTTTTATTATTTTTTCTTTTGGAAAACCTGCAACATCTTTTTCAACAATTACATAAGACGCCCCGTTTTTCAATGCGTCGTTTATAAAAAGATGTCCATCTGTTTTCTCGCCTTTTAAACATAAAAACACGTCACCTTTGTTGACTTTTCGAGAGTCAATTTGAAAATTGTGGCCTTTATATTTTAACCGTTCTAACACTACCTTCCCGAACTCCTTTTTATTTTGTCAATTAGTTTTTTGGTCACTTCGTAATCGTTGAACTCAACCTTTTTTCCGTGGGCGAAGAGTTGGTATTTTTCATGACCTCTTCCCGCTATGATTACCATGTCGCCTTTGTTGGCAAATCTTAAGGCTGTGTCTATGGCGGTTTCTCTATCAGGTATGATAATGAAATGTTTATCTTTGTCTATACCTTTTGATACATCTTCTATTATTTGGTTGGGATCTTCGTCCTTTGGATCATCGTTGGTGAGAACTATGACGTCTGAATTCTCACTTACAACTTGTCCCATCAACTTTCGCTTTCCTTGGTCTGCGTTTCCACCGGCCCCAAATACTGTGATTATCCTACCTTCAGTTATTGACGAAGCGGTTTTTAATACTTCGTTAAGTGCATCAGGGGTGTGTGCAAAATCGATAACCGCAACAAATCCCAACGATTGACTGTTTGGAACAATTTGGAACCTTCCAGGGACACCTTTAAATGTGAAAATGGGATAGATGATTTTTTCAGGATCCAGCCCGAATAGGGTTGCTATTACAAAGGCATTTGTTATATTGTAAACGTTGAACTTCCCAATCAAGTGGGATCGTATTTCAAAACTCTTATTTTCCTTTGTTGTTATCGTGAATTTCATTTGTTGAAGCGTTTGTTCGTAATTATCTATAACAAAGTCTGCGTTTTTTTTAAATCCATAGGTGATAACTTCTTTTCCGCTTTTAACGAAGTCTTCTTTGTTCAACCTGTCGAGATTAATTATTATTTTTCCTTCATCTTTTAAATAGTTCATCAGGGACAATTTGATATTTTTGTACTCTTCAAAATCTTTATGATAGTCCAGATGATCCCTTGTGATGTTTGTGAAAGATATGATATCGAATTTAAAGCCTTCAATTCTTCTTTGATGGATAGCATGAGAGGATACTTCCATGTTTATAAATTCAATATTATTTTCTTTGCTGTTTTTTAATATTTTGGACAACTCTAAGATACTGGGAGTGGTGTTGTATGGTTCCTTAATTACCTCGTCTTTTATTTTAATTTCTACGGTACTTATTAGTGTCGAATCCTTATCTGATTTTTGTAAGATGTGATGAACTAAAGATACCGTTGTAGATTTGCCATTAGTGCCTGTTACTCCCAGTATTTTAAAATCATCTGGGGAGATGTCAAATAATTTGTGAGATAAATCGGCAGCAGCCTTCTTAATATCATCTACGATTATGTATTGTAGAGAATCAGTTGTTGGGATCTTTTCTTCGTTTTGAGCAATTATTAATGAAGCACCTTTATCAAATGCTGAAAGGATAAAATCATGGCCATCGAAACGTGAACCTTTAAAAGCGATAAAAACATCGTCTTTTTCAACGTTTTCACTGTTGTCTTTAATATCTGCTATATTGAATATTTCATTGTTGATTACTTTCTTTTTTATATTACCGTTTAAAAGTTTTATTAATTCGTTTGAAGGGATTTTCATTAATGTTGCCTCCTAAATAATTGCTTTTCTCATCACTCAAAACTTTTCTTGTTACAATGTAGTAAATTAATATATTTGACAATGTATATAAGACCTGGTATCATATTATTAGCACTTAATATGCAGGAGTGATAAAATGGCTAAGGTGCTACACGATAGACAAAAGGAAATTCTAAAAACTATTGTTGAATTATACATAAAAAACGAAAAACCAGTTAGCTCTGATGAAGTTTTGGAAAATTCAAATATAAAAGCTAGTAGTGCCACTATTAGAAACGATATGCAAAAACTCCAAAAATTAGGATACATTTATCAACAACACTCAAGTGGTGGAAGAATTCCTACAAATCCCGCTTTAAAGATCTATTTTCAAATGATAAAAGACGCCTACAACCAAGAGGATACACATATCGAAATTCCAAAAAGGTACAAGTTTTACGATTTGAATCTTATGTTTCAAAGTTTGAGTGAACTAATAGCCAATACCTTGGAAGGTTTGGTGATTTTTGAATATCCTAATCCAAAATATGTATATATAACTCGGGTAACGGTTACCCCTTTGATGGATACGAATAACGTCATTACTATTTTAACAAATTTAGGTTTAGCTGTATCCAGGACGGTTGAAATATATGGTCTGCCACCTTCAAAGGAATTAGAAAATATTTTGAATAATGGTCTTGTTGGCAAATCTTTTCATTCACTTTTCATGTTTCTTTCAGCTCCAAAATTCGAAACAGAAGATCTAAGGGTGACTAATTTCATAGAGATTTTGGGGCATTTAACATCTGAGTTCAACAGAAAAAAATATATTATAAGCGGTCTTGAAAAAATCATTTCTCAATCTATTCCAGACTTGGAAGCTATCGAAACATTGGCTTCAATGGTTGAAAATGATACAATCAAAGAAGGGATATTTAAACTTTTAGATTTCACCGATGATATAGAAATATTATTTGGTGAAGATTTAAACTCTAAAGCGCTAAAAAAAATGGTATTTTTTTACACTACTTATAAATTAAATGCTGATCCTCTTGGTAGAGTGTTGTTTATAACTCAAAAATACTGTAATTATGAAAAAAATTACTATTTTTTGAGAGAGTATATTTCTAGACTCTCAGAGATTATATCAAAAAATTTGTGAAAATGGTATATAATTTTGTTTATAGACTCAAGAGATAAAACGTTTTAAAAGGGTCCCAGCTCGAAACTCTCTATGGGTGGGCTGCAGGGTGAAAGAGGCGCTAATAAAGATTAAGCGCAGCATAGAAAAAAGAACATCTTTCAAAAATAAGATTTCGATTTTAAAAAGGGTTCAGGGCGAAGCCCTCCCCATACTGGGTTTAAGGGGCTCCAGACTCTTTCCTTAGATAGGTGGGCTGCGGGGTGAAAGGGCGCAAACTTAAAAATAGTAATAATCAGTTTTTAGGAGGTGTTTCGCTGAAATGGAAAAAAGAGACAAAGCTGAAGAAAGAGAAGAAAGAGCACAGCAAGAAGAAAGAGAAGAAATGAAAGAAACAAAAGAGAAAGAATCAAATCAAGAAGATATCGAATCGTTGAAAAAGAAAGTAGAGGAATTGGAAAAAGAAAATAAAGAGCTGAAAAACGAGTTAAAAAAGGTAGAAAAAGAAAGAGATGAATTTAAAGAGTATTCTATATATCTTAAAACTAAATTTGAAGATTACAAAAATTTAGTTGAGAAAGAAAAAAAGCAAATAAAATTGAGTACAACAAAGAAGATAATAGAAAAATTACTTGTTCCTTTTGAAAAGTTGAAGCTTTCTTTGAATTACAAAGATGAACCTGAATTTGTTTCGGCAGTTGAGATGGTTTACAAAGACATGTTGAAGGTCTTTGACTCCTTGAAAATGAAATTTATCGTTCCTCAAAAAGGTGATCAATTCGATCCATTCGAACACGATGTTATTGACAAGTTTGAAACGAAAGAAGTGAACGAATACTGCATATACGATGTCCAATCAATTGGTTACAAATTGGAAGGCGAAGTAATAAAACCAGCAAGGGTTATAGTTGCTGTTAAACCGAAGGAGAACACCCCGAACGGGGTCAAGGGAAAAGTTGAAGACAAGAAAAACCCTTGTGACGAAAATGCCGGTTCCGAGGAACAAACTGCGGAAGGAATCGACTCAAAAGAAGGTGATAAATAATTATGGCTGAAAGAAAAGATTATTACAAAATCTTAGGAGTAGATAGAAATGCATCACAAGAAGAGATAAAAAAGGCGTATAGACAAAAAGTTAAAGAGTGGCATCCTGATAGACACCGTGAAAATAAAGAAGAGGCAGAGCGCAAATTTAAAGAGATTCAGGAGGCTTATGAAGTTTTAAGTGATCCACAAAAAAGGAAAGTGTACGATAGATTCGGGTTTGTACCAGAAGAAGGAACCGCCTATACAGGGCAAAGTAGTGCAGGCGGTGGCATAGGTGATATTTTTGGAGATATATTTGGAGAAGATTTTGGTGGAGGCCCATTCTCTGACTTTTTCGATATGTTCTTTGGTACACAAGGAAGCGGAGGTAGGTCTTCTTCTAGACAAAGAAACGTTGCCAAAGAACGTGGAGAAGATATTAATGTAGTAATCAGTTTAAAATTAGAAGAAATTATGTACGACGTTAAGAAAATTGTTGAGTACAACAGGTACGAAGTATGTCAGCACTGTCATGGTACCGGAGCAGAAAACGGCACCAGTTTTGAAACTTGTCCAAGATGTAATGGTAAAGGGGTTATAAGAGAGGAGCAAAGGAGTTTTTTTGGTAGTTTTGTTAGAACATATACATGTCCAACTTGTAATGGAGAAGGTAGAATAATCAACCATAGATGTTCTTATTGCGCTGGTAGCGGAAAAGTTTTGAAAAAAGAAAAGATTGAAATTACGATTCCTGCAGGAGTTCCAAATAGCTATACTATGAGGATAAGAGGGAAAGGTAATGCAGGTAAGAATGGAGGTCCAAACGGTGATTTAATTGTTCAAGTAAGAGTTCTTCCCCATGAAAAATTTGTCAGAAAAGGGGCAGATTTAGAAACAGAGATCACGATAAATTATTTGAAAGCAGTTTTGGGAGGAACGGTCAAAATTCCCACGTTGGAGGGAGACATCGAAGAAGAATTACCAGAAGGAACCAACCCTGGAACCATTTTAAGGTTTAGAAATATGGGACTTCCAGAATTTGGTGGTGGCAAAAGAGGAGATTTATATGTCAAAATAAACGTGAAAATCAACAAGCCATCGAGAAAAGAAAGGAAGATCCTTAGTCAACTTTTGGAAGAAACAAACGTAGAGTAATTCATCGTGGGGGTATAAAGAATGAAATTTAATATCTCTGATCAAAAAATAGTTATCAAGGATTATATCATTATTACGCTGGGTACTTTAATTACCGCTCTGGGGTTAGTTCTTTTCATGATTCCCTACAATATTATTGCTGGTGGTGTTAGCGGGCTGGCTATAATATTAAACAATTTTTTTGGTTGGTGGGTAGGGATACAAATGTTTGCTTATAATTTGATTTTGTTCTTTTTGGGATTTTGGTTGCTTGGAATAGGATTTGGAATAAAGAGTATATACTCGGCTGCTTTACTATCCTTTTCAACTGATTTTTTTCAGCATGGTTTAGGCTTAGATCAACTTATTCCTTCATTGATGAGAGAAACAGGAAATGCAGGTCTAGAAATGACCTTATTAGCTGCATTTTACGGGGCTTTGATAGCTGGATTTGGCATGGGGCTAGTTATATGGAAAGGTGCAACTACCGGTGGAACAGATATAATCGCAATGATTTTCAACAAATATCTCTCTTTGAGTGTAGGTACGGGTCTTATGATTGCTGATACCGTTATAACCGCGTCTTCCATATTAATTAATCCCTTATTACCAATGTATGGAATAATAGCGATTTTTGTAACTGCAAGGACAATAGATGGGGTGATAGAAGGATTTGAATCGACAAGAACAATTTTGGTTATAAGCGATCATTATGATAAAATTAAAGAGGATATATATAGCAAATTAGATAGAGGAGTTACCTTTTTAAAAGGAGTAGGTAGTTACACTAATCAAGAAAAAAATATTATAATGGTGACTATTTCAAGATCAGAGATAGGCTTACTTAAGAAGATTGTAAAAGAAAGGGATAGTAACGCGTTTATGGTTATTTTACCAAATAGTGAAGCCATAGGATATGGTTTCAAAAAAATATCGTAATAAGGAGCTGATGGATAGTGGATGACCCCGGTGGTTTGTGGGGCTCATTAGTTTTACTAATTGTTCTTTTATTTCTTTCAGGATTTTTTTCTGGATCTGAAACTGCTTTAACTACAATAGGGAAATACAGAATAAAAGAACTGATTGATGAAGAAAAAGATGAGAAAAAAAGAAAAAAGTATCAACATTTTGTTGAAAATCCAAATCATTATTTAACCACTATACTTGTAATGAACAATCTTGTAAACATCTTAGCTACATCTACGGCAACAGTTTTTGCAGTAAGATTAATGCCGTCTTCCCATAGTGGCGCAGTTGGTTTAGTAACGGCTATCATGACCATATTAATATTGATTTTTGGAGAAATAACACCTAAGGTATATGCTAGAGAAAATAGAGAAAAATATTTTAACTTTGCCTTTTTCACAATCAATTTTTTAAATCAACTTTTAACACCCGTTGTGTGGTTACTTGTAAATCTTTCAAACGTGTTTATCAGACTTTTTGGTGGTGAGATCATTACCAATGCTCCACCACTTATCACAGAGGACGAAATAATTTCTTACTTAGACATAGGACATGAAGAAGGGGTAATTGAGAAAAGTGAAAAGTATCTGATGCAAAGAAGTCTAGAAATGAAGGAGACTTCTGTCAAAGAAATTATGACTCCAAGAGTAGATATATTAGCCATTGAGGATACAAAGACTATGGAGGAATTGATCAAGATAATAAATGAAGAAGGATACTCGAGGATTCCTGTTTTCAAGGAAACGTTAGACAATGTTATTGGCATCGTTTACGCAAAAGATATTTTCAAAAAACTAGACGAAGTAAAAGATTTTACCAAACTGCAAAAACTAAAAGTTGCGGAAATTATGCATAAACCATTCTTTGTACCCATAACGATGAAAATAAGAGATGTTTTTAGAATGTTTTTAAATAATCATACACATATGGCCATAGTTGTTGATGAATATGGAGGAACAGCAGGATTAGTTACTTTAGAAGATATAATAGAAGAGATGACCGGAGAAATTTTTGATGAGTACGATGACTACAGTGATGAAACTAATATAATAAGAGTATCAGAAAATGTTATACTAGTGGATGGTACAACACCAATTAACGATGTAGAAAGAGAGTTGGACATAGAATTTCCAGAAACTGAGTTTGAAACCATTGGTGGATTTTTACTTGAAAGGTTCAAAAGATTTCCTAAACCTGGTGAGATATATTATCTAGAAAATTATGAATTCGAAGTAATTTCCGTAACCATTAACAAGATCGATAAAGTCAAAATAACTGTACATCCAAAAATGCAAACAGAAAACCAAGAAGGGAATGATAAAGAGAAAGATGAACGATAAAAATATTGTTGAAAAATTGTATGAAGAAGCTATGAAAACAAGAGAAAATGCATATGCACCTTATTCTAATTTTAAGGTAGGAGCATGTTTATTATCAAATGATGGAGAAATCTTTTCAGGTTGTAATGTGGAAAATGCTTCGTATGGGTTATCTATTTGTGCTGAAAGAAATGCAATATTTTCTGCTGTTGCCAAGGGCAAACGTGAGTTCAAAGCTATGTTAATCGTTGCACAAGGTGAGGCACCTGTAAAACCATGTGGGGCATGTAGACAAGTAATGGCTGAGTTCGGGGATTTCGACGTTTATCTAGCAAATACAAAAGGGAAAATAGAAAAGACGAAAGTAAGTGAGTTACTACCAAATGCCTTTGGCCCAAAGGATCTGTGAAATCGCTAAACATCCTTTTCATAAGGTGGGCTAGTAGGAGAAGAGACAAAGTCTTCTACTCTTCCTTATGCTTGGGAAACGGGCTAAAGGAACCGCAGGCCCTTCCTTAAAGGGGTGGGCAGCGGGGTTGAAAGGGCGGCCTTTTATTCTTCCTTAGATGGGTGGGCAGCGGGGCGAAGGGGCGCTAACACAAGCTTTAGAGTTTCTAAAAATAATAAAATTATAATTTAGGAGTCTAACTATTATGGATTTAATAGAAAAAGAATTATCAAAAGAAGTTATCTTTAGAGGAAAAATCTTGAATCTAGAAAAATACAACGTTGAATTACCAAACAAAAACACATCAACCAGGGAAGTTGTTAACCATCCTGGAGCAGTAGCAATATTGCCAGTAGATAATGAAGGAAACATCTACCTCGTTAAACAATACAGATTCCCAATAAGAAAAGTATTAATAGAAATACCTGCAGGAAAGTTCGACTCACCTAATGAGAACCCTTTAGAATGTGGCAAAAGGGAATTAGCAGAAGAAATAGGAAAGCAAGCAAACAAATGGGTTGAGTTAGGATACATATACACAACCCCAGGTTTTTCAACGGAAAAAATATATTTATATCTGGCCAAAGAATTAAATGAAGTTGGAATCAATCCAGATGATGACGAGTTTGTTGAAGTTTTAAAGGTAACAACAAATGAAATGAAAGAGATGATAAAAAAAGGTGAAATTACCGATTCAAAAAGTATTTGTGCTTTCTACAAATATTTACTTCTTTAATAAAATCAAAAAATTTTGGAGGACTAAACGATGATCTCAAATACTGTAAGAACAAGATTTGCACCAAGTCCAACAGGGTATCTTCACGTTGGTGGAGCTAGAACAGCACTTTTTAACTATCTCTTTTCCAAAAAAAATGAAGGAAAATTTATCTTAAGAATCGAAGACACAGACATAGAACGTTCGACAAAAGAATCCGAAGATCAACTTATAAATACTCTAAAATGGTTGGATTTGAATTGGGATGAAGGGCCTCTAATCGGTGGAGATTATGGACCATATAGACAGAGTGAAAGGTTAGAAATCTACCAACAAAGAGCAAAAGAACTAATAGAAAAAGGGAAAGCATATGAGGCATATATCTCACCAGAAGAAATAGAAGAAGTAAAAAACCAGTTAATCAGCGAAGGTAAACCACCACATTATACCTATGATTTGATTTCAAAGTACAACACAAAGGAAAGAATAAAAGAGTACAATTACAAAGGGTTAAACCCCGTTGTTTTTTTGAAGATGCCTCAGAAAGATTATGAACTCGATGATAAAATAAAAGGTAAAGTTATCTTTAAGAAAGGTGCTATTGGAGATTTTATAATTCTGAGAAGTAATGGTATACCTACATATAATTTTGCTGTCGTTGTGGATGATATAGAAATGAAAATCACCCATGTTATCAGGGGGGACGATCATTTACCAAACACTTTACGACAACTGGCGATTTATGAGGCTTTTGAGGTAGAACCCCCAATATTTGCACATGTTTCTATGATCTTGGGTCCAGATGGTAAAAAATTATCTAAAAGGCATGGCGCTACTTCTGTCGAAGAGTTTATGGTTCAGGGATATTTGCCTGAAGCTGTTGACAATTATCTAGCCCTACTTGGTTGGTCTCATCCTGAGGGTAAAGAAATATTGCCTCTCCCTGAAATAATTGATAATTTTACTTTGGATAGAGTTAATTCAAGTCCAGCTATATTCGATGAGAAAAAATTAAAATGGATGAACGGGCAATATCTAAGAAACAAATCTCTGGAAGAAATCTATCAACTCACAGAACCTTTTGTGATTGGATCAAAACTACTAAGTAAAGAACAATATGAAGTAAACAAAAAATGGGTTATTAAAGCTTTAGAAACTATTCTTTCTTCTGTTGAAATACTAAGTGAAATACCCGAAAAAATGGAAGTTTTTCTAAAAGATGTATTCCCAGATACAAATGATCCTGAATTTAAAGAATACTTCAATAAAAGAGGAGTAAAAGAAGCTATTAACTTAGTTTATAAGTATTTTAATGAAGATGACAAATGGGATGTACAAACGATAACGGAAAATTTAAAGAATGCCATGAAAGAAGCTAATCCCCAAAAGAAACCATTTTACATGTCTTTAAGAAAAATTTTAACTGATTCATTTCATGGACCTGATTTGATAAATACGATATTTTTGTTAGGTAGAAACACAGTTTTGGAAAGACTCCAAAGGGTGATCGAGATTTGAAGCATCTTCCTATAATTAAAATATACGATACTTTAAGTGCACAACTAGTTGATTTAGTACCGGTGAAAGAAGGCGAAATAAAGATTTATCTTTGTGGACCGACGGTCTACAACTTGTTACACATTGGGAATGCCAGGCCTATTATAATATTTGATGCCTTTAGGCGTTTTTTGGAATATATTGGTTACAAAGTTACATTAGTACAGAACTTCACCGATATAGACGATAAGATCATCGATCAAGCAAAAAAAGAGAACCTACCTTTCGAAGAGTTAGGAAAAAGATATATAATTGAGTATTGGAGAGACATGACGGCTCTTAAAGCAAGGGCTTTTAATTTTCACCCAAAAACTACCAACTATGTTGATGAAATTATTTCTTACATAAAGGAACTTGAAGAAAAAGGTTACGCCTATAAGGCTGAAAATGGGGATGTTTACTTTGAAGTGGGAAAATTTTCAAAATATGGAGAGTTATCCCACAGAAAGATTGAAGATCTGAAAGTAGGGGTCAGAGTAGAAGTTTCTGAATACAAAAAAAATCCTTTGGACTTCGCCCTATGGAAATCTTCAAAAGAAGGAGAACCGTTTTGGGAAAGTCCATGGGGAAAAGGTCGCCCGGGATGGCACATAGAATGTTCTGTTATGTCTTCTGAAATATTGGGAGATACCTTCGATATTCATGCGGGAGGGAACGACCTTATCTTTCCTCATCACGAGAACGAGAGGGCTCAAGCTATAGCAAAAAGCGGTAAAGATTTTGCAAAATATTGGATGCACAACGGAATGATTCGTATGGCACAAGATAAGATGTCAAAATCCTTAGGGAACGTTTGGTATTTAAGAGACCTTTTGAAAAAATTTGATTCGGATGTCTTAAAAATTTTTGTACTCAGCAAGCACTATCGGATACCTATAGATGTAAGTGAAGAATTGCTTCATAACCAAGAGGTATCAGTTAATAGAGTTAAAGAATCATTGAATGACGCTGAAGCTTTCTTTAACGGAAAAGTCCCTTATCCTCGGGAAATGAATTGTTTTAAGGAACAAGAAGAATATCTCATTAGTAATCTTTCGAATGATTTTGATACACCTTCAGTTGTAGCAAGAATCTTTGAATTATCGAGAGATTTAAACAAAGCGTTAAATTCACGTGATGAAGAAACAATAAAAAATAATTATTATATAATAAGGAATATTTATGGAAGTATTTTAGGGGTTTTTGAAACTAATGAACAAATGCAGAAGAACAAGGTAGAATTAAATCAATTAATGGAAATTATTCTAAACGTAAGATCTGCTCTTAGAGAAGAAAAGTTATACAATCTTTCTGACTACATAAGGGATAACTTAAGCAAAATTGGTATAGAAATAAAAGATACCCCTGAAGGAACAAAATGGTCTTAGAACTGGAGGTGCTATTAAATAGACGTTAATATAATAAATTCAGTACTGGCCTCTCTCAAAAATACCTTTAAGATAATCACAAAGATAGATATTCAATTGGAAAAGCCCTCTGTTGTTAAAGAAATTGAAAAGCATTACGATGTGGTTACTAATATAGGTTTTACAGGTGAACTTGAAGGAAATATTCTTTATTCCTTTACCGAGAATGTCGCAAAGGATATAGTTAATAATATGATGGATGGTATGATGAAAATAGAGGAGATTAATGATATGGCTATCAGCGCCATAGGAGAACTTGGCAACATGGTTTCTGGTTCCATAGCAACTAATCTTGAAAAATATGGTTATAATATAGTTGTAACCCCTCCATCCGTATTCACTGGCAAGATTGTAAAAGTGAATTCTAAAGGTGTTATATTGGGGTTTCCCGTTTACGTTTCTGGTGACAACGAAATGGATTTGTACTTTATTTACAGAGAAGCGAACAAGGATTTTTAGGAAGGGAAATTCGGCTTATCGTTATAAAAAAAGTTATGGCAAAAGGTTAATTTAAATATGAGATTTAGAGAAAGTTGATTATTAATTAGTAGAATTTCTAAAGACACAAAAAAGTGCAGAGGCTAAGGAGGAATATAAATGTCTAGAAAATGCGAGATATGCGGAAAAAGTCCGGCGACTGGAAACACCGTTGCTAAATCAAAAGTAACGACCAGGAGGGTATGGAAGCCTAACCTTCAAAAGATAAGAGTAGTAACCGACGAAGGTACAGTAAGAAAAATGTATGTTTGTACGAAATGTTTAAAATCTGGAAAAGTTCAAAAGGCATAAACAAAAATCGGTCTAAAATAAGACCGATTTTATTTTCATAATTTGGCGTGCCTGGCCGGATTTGAACCGGCAACCTCCGGATCCGCAGTCCAACGCTCTATCCAATTGAGCTACAGGCACATTAATACAATAATTGATAAAAAATGGCGGAGAGGGAGGGATTCGAACCCTCGGTAGAGTCACCTCTACACTTGCTTAGCAGGCAAGCGCCTTCGGCCACTCGGCCACCTCTCCGTGATTTTTGCTTCTTATTCAACCCTGAAATATTATAGCATTGATATTCTCAACTGTCAAGGAAACATTTCATTTCTTTGCTTTTTTCATTTCGTACATCTTATTATCAGCTTCTTTTATTAATGATTCAAGGTTTATATCCTTTTGAAAGTCTCTATATTCTGAAACACCGTAACTTAAATCAATCCTCACGTTACCATCCACTTTAACCTCTTTGAGTTGACTTAAAATTCTTTGAAAAATTTTGTGAACATCAACTTCTTCAGCGTTTGGAAGCCCTAAAATGAATTCGTCTCCACCTATTCGTATTATCAAATCAGATTCTCTTAAAGTACTTTTTAATACATCTGTTACCTTTTTTAGGATATAATCTCCCGCATCGTGACCATAATTGTCGTTTATGTATTTGAGATTGTCTATATCAATAAAAACGATAGATAGAGGCTCTTGCCTTCTTTTGGCAAGTTGAAAATATTTTTCTAAAGCATAAAAACCAGCTCTCCTGTTATAAGAACCAGTTAAATCGTCGAAAGTCGCGTATTTTTTAAGTATTTCTTCAAGTTTTTTCTTTTCGGTAATGTCTGTTATAACTAAAATAATTCTACTTACGTCAACTTCTTCATACGTTACACCCGTTAATAAAACTGGGACTTTGTTACCACTTTTCGTAACTAAGTTAGACTCGAAAGAAATTATATTATTAGAGCTTCTTTTTAAATTTTGCATATTTTCATAAAAAGTTTCCCAATCG
Protein-coding regions in this window:
- a CDS encoding NUDIX domain-containing protein, with product MDLIEKELSKEVIFRGKILNLEKYNVELPNKNTSTREVVNHPGAVAILPVDNEGNIYLVKQYRFPIRKVLIEIPAGKFDSPNENPLECGKRELAEEIGKQANKWVELGYIYTTPGFSTEKIYLYLAKELNEVGINPDDDEFVEVLKVTTNEMKEMIKKGEITDSKSICAFYKYLLL
- the gltX gene encoding glutamate--tRNA ligase, with amino-acid sequence MISNTVRTRFAPSPTGYLHVGGARTALFNYLFSKKNEGKFILRIEDTDIERSTKESEDQLINTLKWLDLNWDEGPLIGGDYGPYRQSERLEIYQQRAKELIEKGKAYEAYISPEEIEEVKNQLISEGKPPHYTYDLISKYNTKERIKEYNYKGLNPVVFLKMPQKDYELDDKIKGKVIFKKGAIGDFIILRSNGIPTYNFAVVVDDIEMKITHVIRGDDHLPNTLRQLAIYEAFEVEPPIFAHVSMILGPDGKKLSKRHGATSVEEFMVQGYLPEAVDNYLALLGWSHPEGKEILPLPEIIDNFTLDRVNSSPAIFDEKKLKWMNGQYLRNKSLEEIYQLTEPFVIGSKLLSKEQYEVNKKWVIKALETILSSVEILSEIPEKMEVFLKDVFPDTNDPEFKEYFNKRGVKEAINLVYKYFNEDDKWDVQTITENLKNAMKEANPQKKPFYMSLRKILTDSFHGPDLINTIFLLGRNTVLERLQRVIEI
- the cysS gene encoding cysteine--tRNA ligase, yielding MKIYDTLSAQLVDLVPVKEGEIKIYLCGPTVYNLLHIGNARPIIIFDAFRRFLEYIGYKVTLVQNFTDIDDKIIDQAKKENLPFEELGKRYIIEYWRDMTALKARAFNFHPKTTNYVDEIISYIKELEEKGYAYKAENGDVYFEVGKFSKYGELSHRKIEDLKVGVRVEVSEYKKNPLDFALWKSSKEGEPFWESPWGKGRPGWHIECSVMSSEILGDTFDIHAGGNDLIFPHHENERAQAIAKSGKDFAKYWMHNGMIRMAQDKMSKSLGNVWYLRDLLKKFDSDVLKIFVLSKHYRIPIDVSEELLHNQEVSVNRVKESLNDAEAFFNGKVPYPREMNCFKEQEEYLISNLSNDFDTPSVVARIFELSRDLNKALNSRDEETIKNNYYIIRNIYGSILGVFETNEQMQKNKVELNQLMEIILNVRSALREEKLYNLSDYIRDNLSKIGIEIKDTPEGTKWS
- a CDS encoding chemotaxis protein CheX produces the protein MEKPSVVKEIEKHYDVVTNIGFTGELEGNILYSFTENVAKDIVNNMMDGMMKIEEINDMAISAIGELGNMVSGSIATNLEKYGYNIVVTPPSVFTGKIVKVNSKGVILGFPVYVSGDNEMDLYFIYREANKDF
- the rpmB gene encoding 50S ribosomal protein L28, with the translated sequence MSRKCEICGKSPATGNTVAKSKVTTRRVWKPNLQKIRVVTDEGTVRKMYVCTKCLKSGKVQKA